The following coding sequences are from one Leptospira mayottensis 200901116 window:
- a CDS encoding HEAT repeat domain-containing protein: MLPVPEERKEIPLERIQEELSSENPQIRAQSILELYNRSHKSSLNKIRNLLKTDTNPAVKGTAAIVLGAWKDRTSIPEIVKLFSKESGVTPDIVLEALARMKDASSAKVILPFLQSQDSTLRLIAVDALVRIGAYSSGESILNLANKNQNPELAKTYAMALGKLKVRSAESYLIKLAQTTEPSPTLAASYLALGRISSKKAVPILIQGLAGDFDKGSENCMNALIEINSSTAIASTIPILKHKNRDIRYRAVNVLSEIPSSETGPKVLKVLEGSDPNAVAPAALVLGRIHFNSARVAIEKNFTNSKLPDREMIGRSLGYLGDKKSIPVLLNVLKESEGEGRYGAAWSLGILHAVEALDDLILASKSSDSKLSLIAVESLGLLGSPKALPVLVEIAENNPDSALVVVSTIASIPGEESRKILEDFAQKKNISLKQIAISELGKRKEQASIPVLIRILDEDRDINSKLLITSLSSITGKNFYSRNEWLNWYKLNSK, translated from the coding sequence ATGTTACCGGTCCCGGAAGAAAGAAAAGAAATTCCCTTGGAAAGAATTCAAGAAGAATTAAGTTCCGAAAATCCTCAAATTAGAGCACAATCTATTTTAGAACTTTATAATAGATCCCATAAATCTTCTTTGAACAAGATTCGGAATTTACTTAAAACTGATACAAACCCTGCCGTAAAAGGAACAGCCGCAATTGTGTTAGGCGCTTGGAAGGACCGAACATCTATTCCGGAAATCGTAAAACTATTTTCAAAAGAATCTGGTGTTACTCCTGATATAGTATTGGAAGCTCTTGCAAGGATGAAGGATGCTTCCTCCGCTAAAGTGATTCTTCCTTTTTTGCAATCTCAAGATTCTACTTTGAGGTTAATTGCGGTCGATGCTTTGGTTCGCATCGGAGCCTATTCTTCCGGTGAGTCTATACTCAATTTAGCCAATAAAAACCAAAATCCCGAACTTGCAAAAACGTATGCGATGGCTTTAGGAAAACTTAAAGTTCGTTCTGCGGAATCGTATTTGATAAAACTCGCACAAACCACTGAACCGTCTCCTACATTAGCTGCTTCTTACCTTGCGTTGGGAAGAATTTCGAGTAAAAAAGCTGTTCCGATCTTAATCCAAGGACTTGCAGGGGATTTTGATAAGGGAAGTGAAAATTGTATGAACGCTTTGATTGAGATAAACAGTTCAACCGCGATTGCATCCACGATTCCGATTTTAAAGCATAAAAATCGGGACATTCGCTATCGTGCGGTAAATGTTCTTTCGGAAATTCCTTCTTCTGAAACCGGACCCAAAGTTCTGAAAGTCCTTGAAGGAAGCGATCCGAATGCAGTTGCGCCTGCTGCTTTGGTTTTAGGAAGAATTCATTTTAATTCGGCGCGCGTAGCAATCGAAAAAAATTTCACGAACTCTAAACTGCCCGACCGAGAAATGATTGGGCGTTCTCTCGGTTATCTAGGAGATAAAAAAAGCATTCCAGTTTTATTGAATGTTCTCAAAGAATCGGAAGGGGAAGGTAGATATGGAGCGGCTTGGTCTTTGGGCATCTTACATGCGGTCGAAGCTTTGGATGATTTGATTTTGGCTTCCAAGTCCTCTGATTCAAAGCTTTCTTTGATAGCTGTGGAATCGCTCGGATTATTAGGTTCCCCGAAAGCGCTTCCCGTTCTTGTCGAAATTGCGGAAAACAATCCGGATTCTGCATTGGTTGTCGTTTCTACGATTGCATCGATTCCTGGAGAGGAGTCCCGGAAGATTTTAGAGGACTTTGCACAGAAGAAAAATATCTCCTTAAAGCAGATTGCGATTTCCGAGTTAGGAAAACGAAAGGAACAGGCAAGTATTCCCGTTTTGATAAGGATTTTAGATGAAGACCGGGATATAAATTCTAAACTTTTAATAACTTCTCTTTCATCGATCACAGGAAAGAACTTTTACTCTCGGAACGAATGGCTGAACTGGTATAAACTCAACTCGAAGTAA